Proteins from one Dermacentor variabilis isolate Ectoservices chromosome 1, ASM5094787v1, whole genome shotgun sequence genomic window:
- the LOC142563504 gene encoding ATP-binding cassette sub-family B member 10, mitochondrial-like, whose amino-acid sequence MHAFIVSTGSQLFRQVRIRKHLLLRSFSSRNGGILLNGCTIRRVCVAPVKPVLSVVLCRACSSARRIDSGELKRLLRQAKPERFRLGAAVLLLFVSSSVMIAFPFCIGKVIDVIYTASNNDELRANLNWICKVLTGAVVIGGLANFGRVYLMNSSAQRIINSLRKQAHASLMQQEIAFFDQNRTGDLITRLSSDTALVGMSLTQNISDGLRSAVAVFGGVSMMLYTSPQLSLVGLSVVPPVAIISFAFAGRLRQVAADVQTQLAQSSAIAEEQLSHIRTVRAFTKESFEIKRYAEGLSRLLDKVNTETWLRAVFFGCTGATGNMIVLAVLYYGGILMSDGRLTVGNLSSFLLYAAYVGVSIGGLGGFFTEATKALGASKKVWEIADRVPALPNSGGLALSNLQGHIEFCNVTFAYPSRPDIDVLKKLNLAVPAGSVVAIVGPSGQGKSTLASLLLRLYDPSSGIVMLDGIDIRDLEPHFLRVNVGIVSQEPTLFATSIFENILYGAKSMEKSSKDDVIRAASEANALEFIQGLPDGFNTMVGERGILLSGGQKQRIAIARAILRDPSVLILDEATSSLDAVSERAVQEALKKLMVGRTVLTIAHRLSTIRRADKIAVLKAGTVVEFGTYEQLMSITDGLFRRLVEHQLQDERTAE is encoded by the coding sequence ATGCACGCTTTCATAGTGAGTACAGGCTCTCAGTTATTTCGTCAAGTGAGAATCCGTAAGCACCTATTGCTCAGGTCTTTCTCATCAAGGAATGGTGGCATCCTCTTGAACGGTTGTACTATCCGTCGTGTCTGCGTAGCCCCGGTGAAACCAGTTTTGTCTGTCGTACTCTGTCGAGCTTGCTCAAGCGCTCGACGCATCGACAGCGGTGAACTAAAGAGACTGTTGCGGCAAGCAAAACCTGAACGATTTCGCCTCGGTGCTGCTGTTTTGTTGCTTTTTGTATCCAGCTCTGTTATGATCGCCTTCCCATTTTGCATCGGCAAAGTGATTGACGTGATCTACACTGCGTCTAACAACGACGAACTTCGCGCCAACCTCAACTGGATTtgcaaggttctgactggcgcTGTTGTGATCGGTGGTCTTGCAAACTTTGGTCGTGTGTACCTTATGAACAGTTCAGCACAGCGAATAATCAACTCTCTCCGCAAGCAAGCTCACGCCTCGCTGATGCAGCAGGAGATAGCCTTTTTTGACCAAAACCGCACGGGTGATCTTATCACCAGACTTTCAAGCGACACTGCGCTGGTTGGGATGTCCTTAACACAAAACATATCAGATGGCCTGCGCTctgctgttgcagtgtttggtgGTGTGAGTATGATGTTGTACACATCGCCACAGTTGTCACTAGTTGGCCTGAGCGTTGTACCACCGGTTGCCATTATTTCCTTCGCGTTTGCTGGTAGACTGAGGCAAGTCGCAGCAGACGTACAGACGCAGCTTGCCCAGTCTAGTGCCATTGCTGAGGAACAGCTGTCACACATCAGAACTGTGCGCGCGTTTACTAAAGAAAGTTTTGAGATCAAGAGGTATGCTGAAGGGCTTTCTAGGCTCTTGGACAAGGTTAATACTGAAACATGGTTGCGGGCAGTCTTTTTTGGCTGCACTGGTGCCACAGGAAACATGATTGTATTGGCTGTCCTCTATTATGGGGGCATTCTCATGTCTGATGGCAGACTTACTGTAGGAAACCTGTCTTCATTTTTGCTGTATGCAGCTTATGTTGGTGTGTCCATCGGTGGTCTTGGAGGCTTCTTCACTGAAGCAACCAAAGCCCTGGGTGCTTCAAAAAAAGTATGGGAAATTGCTGATCGTGTTCCGGCTCTGCCAAACTCCGGTGGGCTGGCGCTTTCCAATCTCCAAGGGCACATAGAGTTTTGCAATGTTACATTTGCCTACCCCTCCAGGCCAGACATTGACGTTCTTAAAAAGCTAAACCTTGCAGTGCCTGCAGGATCTGTGGTGGCAATTGTAGGCCCTAGTGGGCAGGGAAAATCTACGCTGGCCTCTTTACTCCTTCGGCTTTATGACCCATCTTCAGGTATTGTCATGCTGGATGGAATTGATATTAGGGACCTGGAGCCCCACTTTCTGAGAGTGAACGTGGGAATTGTTAGCCAGGAACCAACACTTTTTGCTACATCAATTTTCGAGAATATCCTTTACGGTGCAAAGAGTATGGAGAAAAGTTCAAAAGATGATGTAATCAGGGCTGCAAGTGAGGCCAATGCACTAGAGTTCATCCAAGGCCTTCCTGATGGCTTTAATACAATGGTTGGGGAACGAGGAATCTTGTTATCTGGTGGTCAAAAGCAACGCATCGCTATTGCTCGAGCTATTCTTAGGGACCCCAGTGTGTTGATCTTGGATGAAGCAACTAGCTCATTGGATGCTGTTAGCGAGCGAGCAGTGCAAGAGGCTTTGAAAAAGCTTATGGTTGGGCGCACTGTGCTCACTATTGCTCACAGGCTATCTACAATTCGCAGGGCAGATAAAATTGCAGTGTTGAAGGCAGGTACTGTTGTTGAGTTTGGAACTTATGAGCAGCTGATGAGCATTACTGATGGGCTGTTTCGGAGGCTTGTGGAACATCAGCTACAAGATGAGAGAACAGCTGAATGA